Sequence from the uncultured Flavobacterium sp. genome:
TTGAAGTACTTACCGCATATTTTCCTGCTGGAACTTTATCATCGTTCATTGCTAAACACGCTGAACAACCCGGCTGACGTAATACAAAACCAGCTTCGGTAAGAATATCTAGAATACCTTCTTCTTTAATCTGAGCTTCAACAACGTGAGAACCCGGAACTAACCAAGCGGTAACATTATCTGCTTTTTTTCTTCCTTTTACAATTTCGGCGAAAGCCCTAAAATCTTCAATACGTCCGTTTGTACAACTTCCTAAGAAAACGTAATCAATTGGTTTTCCAATCATCACATCATCTTCCTGGAAGCCCATATAAGCTAACGATTTTTTATAAGTTTCCTCACCGCCTTCAACTTGATTAGCGTTCGGAATATGTTTTGAGATACCAATTCCCATTCCAGGGTTAGTACCGTAAGTAATCATTGGTTCAATGTCTGAAGCTTTGATATTTAATTCGGCATCAAAAACAGCATCAGCATCAGTTTTAAGAGTTTTCCAATATTCAACAGCTTTTGTCCATGCTTCACCTTTAGGGGTAAATAATCTTCCTTCAAGGAAATCAAAAGTAGTTTGGTCAGGAGCGATCATACCACCACGAGCCCCCATTTCGATACTTAGATTACAAACAGTCATACGACCTTCCATAGTCATGTTTTCGAAAACATCTCCGGCGTATTCAACAAAATAACCTGTTCCTCCAGAAGTAGTTAATTGAGCAATAATATAAAGTGCAACGTCTTTTGGACCAACACCTTTACTTAATTGACCGTTTACGTTGATACGCATTTTCTTTGGTTTTGGCTGCATAATACATTGAGTAGAAAGCACCATTTCAACCTCAGAAGTTCCGATACCAAAAGCAATCGCTCCAAAAGCACCGTGAGTAGACGTGTGAGAATCTCCACAAACAATAGTAGCACCTGGCAAAGTAATTCCGTTTTCAGGACCAACTACATGTACAATTCCATTTTTAATGTGACCTAAACCCCAGTGCGAAATTCCGTATTCGGCAGCATTATCTTCAAGCGCTTTAAGCTGATTTGCAGATAGTGCATCTTCAACTGGTAAATGTTGGTTTATGGTTGGTGTATTGTGATCTGCAGTTGCAAAAGTACGCTCCGGGTATAAAACCTTAACGCCTCTGGCTTTTAATCCTAGAAAAGCAACAGGACTCGTAACTTCATGAATGAAATGGCGGTCAATAAAAAACACATCTGGTCCATCTTCAATTTTACGCACTACATGTGAATCCCATACTTTGTCAAATAATGTCTTACTCATTTTTTATTTTTTTTAATTGTAATTCTATAACCACAGCAATTCCTGCTTATTATAATAGGAAAACAAAATTAGAAAAAGATGTAAGGGCGTCAATTTGAATATTTCATTATATACGATACCCAAACTTAAATACAAATTGCGATTGACTTTTTTGCAATGAGATTTGGTTGTAGAATGAATATAAATTGGTTTTGCTTTTTCTTTTTTGGTTAATTTTGAGTTGATTGCTTTAATTTTAATAGTTGGCAAATTTATCTCAAAATCAATAGAAAATATAAGTTTTTATTCAAAAAAATGTAACAAAATGAGTTAAAATAGTAATAATTGTTAGGTTTGATTTGTTTTAAAGGTTCTGTTTTTTTGAATTCTAATGGCTTTAAATGCCAATTTTTGAAGTTTTTAAATATTCTAAAATTCATTAAAATACTACGACATCCAAGAAGTGTATTTTTATGAAAATTTATGATTTTTAATGTAAAAAGGGATCTGTTAAAGAAGATAATTTTAAAGACTAATTCAATGAGTTTTTAAACTCTAAAGGTGTTAAGTTGGTTTTCTTTTTGAAGAGTTTGCTAAATGATTGCGGATATTCAAAACCCAATTGATACGCTATTTCTGCCACAGAAAGATTAGTAGAAATCAGAAAGTCTTTTGATTTTTCGATAAGTTTCGAATGAATGTGTTGTTGCGCATTTTGTCCGGTTAAATTTCGGAGCATGTCGCTGAGATAATGTGTAGAAACGTTGATTTGTGAAGCAAGAAAATCTACAGTTGGTAATCCTCTTTTTAGAGTTTCGGCATTATTGAGATAATTATCCAGAGTATCTTCTACTTTAAGTAATAAATCGTGACTGATTGTTTTTCTGGTAATGAATTGACGTTTATAAAAACGATTACTATAATTAAGCAAAACATCAATATATGAAACGATAACATCCTGACTCATTTCGTCTATTGCGGTATGAAGCTCTTTGTCAATGCTGGTTAATAATCCTATAATGGTTGTTTTTTCGCTATCAGAAAGATGAAGCGCTTCATTAGTATCATAAGAAAAGAAGCCGTATTTTTTGATGTTTTTCCCTAAAGGATAATTTCTAATAAAATCCGGATGAAAAAGCAGCGTATAACCGTGATATTCGATTCCTTCTTCGCTATCTGTAAAAATCAATTGATTAGGCGAAGCAAACATTAATCCGCCTTCATTAAAATCATAATAACCTTGGCCGTAGCCCATTTTTCCGTTAGTCGAAAACTTATAAGATATCTTGTAAAAATCGAGTAAAAAAGAAGTATTTGTTAAATCAGCATTTATGACAAGTTGCGTGTTATCGACTAAACTTATCATAGGATGAAGCGGTTTAGGAAGCTTCAATAAACTATGAAATTGCGATATAGAGGAAATTTTTGCCGGATTATTATTTTTCTTTTCCATGATATAAATGTATAAAAAATTCAAAAACGAATACCGCACAGCTTATCAAAACCTGAGCGGTATCAGTAATAAATTATGCTCCTAAAAATTGTTTGCCAAATGCAGCACGAAAAACTTCGTCACCTTGTTCTTGTCTTTGTTTGTAAAGTGCTTTTGCGTCTTCTCCCGCCACATATCTCAGTTGGGTTTTTCCGTCTGTTGCAGCTTCGTAAACAACATCTGCAATTTGTTCAGGTGTTGATGCCATTTCAAACATTACATCTACATTTTCAAACATTTTATTTGCCATTGCTTCATATTCAGGTTTAACTCCAGTGTCAAGAGAACCATGAAGAAATTCTGTTTTAATACCGCCCGGAGAAACCGTTTTAATATTGATTCCAAAAGGATTTAATTCATAAGCCATACTTTCGCTCCAGCCTTCTAATCCCCATTTTGTTGCATGATATACAGATCCTAAAGGAAAAGATATCAATCCGCCAATAGAAGTTGTGGAGATAAATAAGCCGCTTTTTCTTTCTCTGAAATACGGAATAAAAGCATTGGTAACACGAATTACGCCTAATAAATTTGTGTTTAATTGTTTTGTAATTTGATCGTCATTAAAGCTTTCCAAAGGACCAATCAAACCGTAACCTGCATTATTAAAAACGATATCAATGTCGCTTAATTCCAATGCTTTTTTAACGGTGCTTTGTATCTGGTCAAAATTCGTAACATCTAATGGTAAAAGAGTTACGTTGTTTAAATTAGAAAGTTCAGTTTCTTTTTCAGGATTTCTCATTGTTGCGATAACATTCCATCCTTTTTGTTGAAATAATTTTGCTGTAGCTTTTCCTAAACCTGATGAAGCGCCTGTGATAAAAATAGTTTTCATAATAATTTGTTTTAAATTGATAGGGCAAAGTTCTGGATAGAGTGGAGTTTAAAAGTGTTCATTTTGGTACAATGAGTATCCAAAATGAATAATCAAAGTTTTTAACTTCAAATAATCGAAATTTTATCATTTTTATCGCTTTTTAACAGTTTCTAATAATGATTTTGATTAATGCTTTTTGTGCAATTCTTTATTTTCTTAAGCGAAAAAAAAGCGTAAATTTGAACTTCCTCCATTTTCCATAAAGCAATTTTTATAATCCATATAATCAGAGATTTATATTTGGAAAGATTGGAATTTGGAACTTAATTTTGCCTTTTTAAACTTATGTATTTAATATTCGATACCGAAACTACTGGATTACCAAAACGTTGGGACGCTCCAATTACTGATTCTGATAACTGGCCTCGCTGTATTCAGATCGCCTGGCAGCTTCATGACGAAATGGGGCAACTTATCGAACATCAGGATTATTTGGTTAAGCCTGACGGATTTAATATTCCGTATGATGCAGAACGTATTCACGGGATTTCTACAGAATTGGCTGAAGCCGATGGAATCACTTTGGCCGAAGTTTTGGAGAAATTTAATATTGCATTAAGTAAAACGAAATTTATTGTAGGTCAGAATTTAGGTTTCGACGTCAATATTATGGGAGCCGAATTTCATAGAATGGGTGTAGATTCTGCTATGAGTTCAATGCCGGTTTTGGATACATGTACAGAAGTTACGGCTTCATTATTGAAACTTCCGGGAGGTCGTGGAGGTAAATTTAAATTACCAACATTAACAGAATTACACGAATATCTTTTTAATAAACCTTTCGCAGAAGCGCACAACGCAACTGCCGACGTTGAGGCAACTACGCGTTGTTTTCTGGAGTTAATTAGAAGAGAAGTTTTTACCAAAGAAGAACTGGATGTTCCGAAGGATTATTTTAAAGATTTCCAAACTAGAAATCCACAGGAATTTCCGTTAATTGGTTTAAAACATATCAATCTTAAAAAAGCTTCTGATAAAATCAGAGAGCAGTTAAAAGCTTTAGAATCTGTTGGGCAAGAACCTACAGTTTCACATTCTGACAGAGAAGATTTTAAAGAAGCAAAATACGCGCATTTACACAATCATACTCAATTTTCGGTTTTACAATCGACTATAGGTATTGGTAATATTGTTGCGGCTACAGCCAAAAACGGAATGCCTGCCGTTGCAATGACGGATACAGGAAACATGATGGGAGCTTTTCACTTTGTGAGCGCCGTTATGAATCACAATAAAGCAGCATCGGGAAAAAATAAAGCTTTGGTTGAAGCTGGTGAAGAACCAACAGAAACCGAAATAAAACCAATCGTAGGTTGCGAATTTAATGTCTGCGACAATCACTTAGATAAAAGTAAAAAAGACAACGGAAATCAGGTTGTATTATTAGCCAAAAACAAAAATGGTTATCACAATCTGGCAAAAATGTCTTCGATTGCTTTTACAAACGGATTTTATTATGTTCCGAGGATTGACCGTGCGATTGTTGAAAAATACAAAGAAGATATCATGGTTTTGTCCGGAAATTTATACGGAGAAATTCCGAGTAAAATTCTGAACATCGGTGAAAACCAAGCCGAAGAAGCTTTGATTTGGTGGAAAGAACAATTTGGCGATGATTTTTATCTCGAGATTATGCGACATAATCAGGAAGATGAAAATCGTGTAAATAAAACCCTGATTGAGTTTTCTAAAAAACATGATGTCAAATTAATTGCAACAAATAACACCTATTATTTAAATAAAGAAGATGCCAACGCACACGACATTTTATTGTGTGTAAAAGATGGTGAAAAACAAGCGACGCCAATTGGTCGTGGTCGAGGTTATCGTTACGGATTACCAAATCAGGAATACTATTATAAGACTGGTGAAGAGATGAAAAAACTCTTTGCTGATTTGCCTGATTCGATTATTAATATTCAGGAAATTATAGACAAAGTCGAAACTTACTCACTTTATCGTGATGTATTGCTTCCTAAGTTTGATATTCCAGAAGAGTTTGTAGTTGTCGAAGATGAAGCTGATGGCGGAGTTCGTGGAGAGAATAAATATTTGCGACACCTTACAATGGTTGGTGCAAAAAAACGATACGGAGAAATTACAGAATCTATTCAGGAACGTCTGGATTTTGAGTTATTAACGATTTCCAATTCAGGATATCCGGGTTACTTTTTGATCGTTCAGGATTTCATCGCCGAAGCCAGAAATATGGACGTTTCGGTTGGACCAGGCCGTGGATCTGCTGCGGGATCTGCCGTAGCATATTGTTTAGGAATTACCAATATTGACCCTATTAAGTACGATTTGCTTTTTGAGCGTTTCCTAAATCCTGACCGTGTATCCATGCCCGATATTGATATCGATTTTGATGACGAGGGTCGTGGTCGTGTTATGGATTATGTAATTAATAAATACGGTCAAAATCAGGTTGCGCAAATTATTACTTATGGTAAAATGGCAACCAAATCTGCGATTCGTGATACGGCTCGTGTACTGGATTTACCATTATTTGAAGCCGATAGAATTGCAAAACTGATTCCGGCAATGATGCCATCAAAATGGAATTTGGCGCGTTTTATTTCTGAAAGCGAAGATGAAGTTAAAAAAGCCCTTCGATCAGATGAATATGATAATGTAAAAGAATTGATCGCTATTGCCAATGAAGATGATTTGGCTGGAGAAACAATTCAACAGGCAAAAATTCTTGAAGGATCGATGCGAAATACCGGAATTCACGCCTGTGGTGTAATTATTACGCCATCGGATATTACGAATTTCGTTCCCGTTACCACAGCAAAAGATTCTGATTTATATGTAACACAGTTTGATAACTCGGTTGCAGAAAGTGCAGGATTGCTGAAGATGGACTTCTTGGGTCTGAAGACCCTTACCTTAATTAAAGATACCGTTAAACTGGTAAAATATAGAAACGGAATTGATTTGGATCCGGATACATTTCCAATTGATGATGTTGAAACTTATGCACTTTTCCAGAGAGGAGAAACGGTTGGAATCTTCCAATACGAGTCACCCGGAATGCAGAAATACATGAAGGATCTGAAGCCAACGGTTTTTGGAGATTTAATTGCCATGAATGCACTATATCGTCCGGGACCTTTGGAGTATATTCCATCTTTCGTAAGAAGAAAAAATGGCGAAGAAGAAATCAAATACGATTTAGATGCCTGTGAAGAATATTTAGGAGAAACCTACGGAATTACCGTTTACCAAGAGCAGGTAATGCTTTTGTCGCAATCGCTGGCTGACTTTACAAAAGGTGAGGCCGACGTTTTGCGTAAGGCGATGGGTAAGAAACAAAAAGACGTACTAGACAAAATGAAGCCGAAGTTCGTAGAACAAGCGGCGAAAAAAGGTCATGATGCAAAAGTTTTAGAGAAAATCTGGAAAGACTGGGAAGCATTTGCGAGTTACGCCTTCAACAAATCGCACTCGACTTGTTATGCCTGGATTGCGTACCAAACCGCTTATTTAAAAGCGCATTATCCTGCCGAATATATGGCAGCGGTACTTTCGAATAACATGAATGATATTAAACAAGTATCATTTTTCATGGAAGAATGTAAGCGAATGGGATTGCAGGTTTTAGGTCCAGACGTAAACGAATCATACTATAAATTTACCGTAAATGATGAATATGCGGTACGTTTTGGTATGGGAGCGATTAAAGGAGTAGGTTCCGGAGCTGTTGCAACTATTGTAGAAAACAGAAAAGACGGTAAATATAAATCGATTTTTGACTTGGCAAAACGTATTGATTTGCGTGCAGCCAATAAAAAAGCAATTGAAAACTTAGCGCTTGCGGGAGGTTTTGATTCATTTGAAGGAACAACCAGAGCACAATATTTTCATGATGATGGTGACGGAATTACATTTTATGAAAAAGCGATGCGTTACGGATCGAAGTTTCAGGAAAACGAAAACTCATCTCAGGTAAGTTTATTTGGAGAAGCAAGCGAAGTGCAAATTGCAGAACCTGTTGTGCCTCCATGCGAAGATTGGAGCACAATGGAAAAACTAGCCAAAGAAAAAGAAGTTGTTGGGATTTATATTTCCGGACATCCTTTGGACGATTTTAGATTTGAGATGAAATACTTCTGTAATTCCCGATTGGAATGGTTGAAAAGTATGAACGAATATGTAGGTAAAAATCTAAATTTTGCCGGAATCATAAATAACGTACAGCATCGTGTGGCAAAAAACGGAAAAGGCTGGGCAGTATTTAATTTAGAAGGATACGACGAAAGTTACGAGTTTAAGATTTTTGGTGAAGAATACTTAAAATTCCGCCATTTCCTGATTCAGAATAATTTTGCTTTCATAAAAATATTAATAAAAGACGGTTGGGTAAATCATGATACAGGTAAAAAATCTGATCCTAGAATGCAGTTTGTTGAGGTTAGACAATTGCAGGATATCTTAGAAGCTTTTGCTAAAAAGCTAATTTTATTATTGAATATAAAAGATTTACAGACAGAGTTTATTCACAAGTTAAGTGATTTGTTTAATCAGAATAAAGGAGATAATTCAGTGACTTTTGAAATCATGGAATTAGAGAGAATAAAACGTCTCGTTGAGGTCGAAACAACAAATGAGTTTGAAGAAACCGAAGATGCTGTTTTTGCAGACGAAAATGAAGATAGTGATGCATCACTTGAAGATACTAAGACCAAAGAAGTAAATGAAGTTGAAGAAATAAAAGTTGTAACCAAATTATCAATGCCAAGCCGTAGGTTAAAAATTAAGATTTCTGCTGAACTATTACAGGAATTGGAGAAAATGCAGATCAATTTTAAGCTAAATTAAATTTTAACAGTTAAAATTTAGCAGAATACATTTTTTTTTAGTTAAAAATATGCATGCATAATACTTTTTTAGTAATATTGCGTAAAATTACAACGATTTCGTTCCAAGTCTAACAAAGCAAACTTTAGACATATGTTAAAATATTCTATGTTTGTAAAAATTAATTAAATCAGAATTATGAAAAAGAACCTATTTTTATTAGGATTATTAGTTTGCTCTATGGCCACAATGGCGCAAACAGAAAAAGCAGACAAACCAGAAAGCTGGTATTTTAAAGTTGGTGGATCTTATTTCAATCAAACTGCTTCGACTGAATTTCCTGTTGTTGGTGGTCAATTGCCAAACAGAGATGTTTATGCAGGTACATTAGCAAATAATAAATTGGTATCTAGAGAAGGAATTACAGGTTCTTTTGGACAAGGTTTTAGAAGTGGAATTACTGCTGGTTACCGTTTTTCTCCACGTTTAGGAGTTGAGATGGCTGCAAATTACTACGTTAGTAATTCTAAAACAATGGCACAGACTACAGATAGACTTATTTCTTATAATCCAGCATCAAGCCCAGCAGCAACTTACTTAAGTTTTACTGCAGAAGGAGAAATCAAAGCTTTTGATTTAGCTCCGGCACTTGTAATGTTTTTAGGAGAAGCTCATGGTTTTGAACCATATACTAAAGTTGGAGTTATCGTTCCAATTCACGGTACATTAGACATTAAAACAGACAGACAATACACAACTTTTGTAAATGGTGCGCAAGTTGCTTCAACAAATGCTTATTCAAAAGACGTTGTTAAACCAAATCCATCACTTGGATTTATGGCTTCTATCGGTACATCTTATAAATTAGGAAAACACATTTCAGCTTTCGCAGAATTAGAATACCGTAACTTTACTGTACACGGAAAAACTAAAGAAACTGAAATATATACTGAAAATGGTGTAGATAAATTAAATACTCCAACTACTTTCCGTCCTGATGCATCATATTCTGCAAGTCACACTAAATATGTAGAGACAATCAATTCTACATCAAATAGTAAAGTAACTAATGCAGCTGGATTTGATAATACTAAAGCTACTGACGATGTTAGTACTTACGTTGGTATTTCAGGTTTAGGTTTGACTTTAGGTCTTAAATACAGCCTATAATTCTAAAGAGATTTATACTTTATAAAAAAGAGGATATTCAAATGAATATCCTCTTTTTTTTTGTCATTTCTAACGCAAGGAAAAAATCACAAAAGAAACTCCGCAAAGAATGTTTATCAATCTTTGTCGAATCAATTGTGTAGAATGGATTAAAATCCATCCCTACAATATAAATCGAGCCGAAGGCTCTTTATATAGAGTTCCGGAGGAACGAATTATTTTGTAGCAAGGGATTTTAATCCCTTGAACGCGACGTAACCATAATATTTGCCATCCCAATTTCTAAAATATTTTTCAGGAGCTAATCCCGCACCCGAGCCTGAAAGTGCGAACTGGCGAAGCAATCCGTTACAATCTTTTGTGCCTCCCGATAGCTATCGGGACCGCCACAAAAGGATTTCCACTTCTATCGGGGCTATGATAATCATTTTGATAAAAACTTTTTCGTTTAATTACGCCAAACCCGACAGGTTTTAAAAACCTGTCGGGTTTATAAGATAGTAGGCAATTCACAATCAACAATTATTTCGAATTCCTAAACTCCTTTAAAACTTCATCAATAACCCAGGTTGTTCTGGCGGCCGAAGTTCCTTTTGAAGGAGAAACACCTTCATTGCCTAAAAGTTCTTCAACAACAGTTTCTATAAAAGGCTGTTGAATATGAAGCGGATTTTCGATTGTAATACTTTCTTTCTCGCCATTTGTATATTGAATATGAATTGGATCATTTCCGAAAGTAGAGAAAGAGATTTTTCCTTTATCGCCAACGATATCAGTATTATCATAACGCTCAAAACTGGCAAAATTCCATAAACCAGTTCCATGAATTCCATTTTCGAATAAAAAAGACATAGAAACAGAATCTTCGGCAGGATAAGCAAGAAGTTGTTGACTCGCATGTCCGCGAACAGACTTTATCGGACCTAAAGCATAATCAAGAAAATCTAAAGTATGACAAGCCAAATCGACAAAAATTCCACCACCGGAAATATGCGGCAAAACCGTCCAAGGCAAATTAATATCGTCATCGTAACGAGCTTCAAACGGATGATATAAAATACAATTTACGTGTCTGATTTTGCCAATTTTGTTTTGATCGATAAGTTCTTTTATTTTTAAAAATCTCGGTAAACGTCTTCTGTAATAAGCCACAAACAAAGGAACGTTATGTTCTTTGCAAGCACTAATCATTTCGTTGCATTCTTCAAAGTTTAATGCCATTGGTTTCTCAACGTAAACGGGTTTTCCTGCTTTGGCACACAAAATAGTATATTCTTTATGAGACGATGGAGGAGTAGCAATATAAACAGCATCAACTTCAGGATCATTGATTAAATCAACAGCATTTGAGTACCATTTAGGAACATTGTGGCGTTTGGCATAATCTTCGGCAAGAGCCGCATCTCTTCGCATAACAGCAACCAAAGCTGAGTTTGGTGTTTTCTGAAATGCTGGTCCGCTTTTTACTTCAGTTACATTACCACAGCCAATAATTCCCCATTTTACAATTTTCATTTTTCTGGTTTTTTAGTTAATTCAAATTTAAAAAGTTTGTCATGAATTACGCGAATTATTTTCACGCAGATTTTGGAGGATTTAATTTTACCGCAAAGTTCGCAAAGCTGGTTCAATACAAAGCTTTGCGAACTTTGTGTTTTTACAAAGCCAAGCTGATACAAAATCTTTGCGTGCTTTGCGGTAAAATTCTTCAGCTACAACAAAAAAGCCACGAACTCACACATTATTTTCTCGCAGATTTTGCAGATTACGCAGATTCCATGCGTAAAAAATCTGCTTAATCTGGAAAATCTGCGAGAGTAAATATTAGATAAAAAATAAAGCCACGAACTCACAAAATAATTCGTGAAATTCGTGGCTCTAAAAACTATAGACTAAAGTTTACTTTTTCGATAAAGCCTTAAATCCCATATTATAAAGCGTGAATGCTTGAATATCTACATTTTCCTGAATTGTCGCCGCAACAGATTTTCCAGCTCCGTGACCCGCTTTTACATCGATACGAATCAAAACCGGATTATTACCTGTTTGTTTGTCTTGTAATTCAGCAGCAAATTTAAAACTATGCGCAGGAACAACACGATCATCATGATCACCAGTTGTAACCATAGTTGCAGGATATTGAACACCTTTTTTAACATTTTGAACTGGAGAATAACCTTTAATGTATTCAAACATTTCTTTGCTATCCTGAGAAGTTCCATAATCGTAAGCCCATCCTGCACCCGCAGTAAAAGTATGGTAACGCAACATATCCATTACACCAACTGCTGGCAACGCTACTTTCATAAGATCAGGACGTTGAGTCATTGTTGCACCAACTAATAAACCACCGTTAGAACCTCCGCGAATTGCTAAGAAATCTGAAGAAGTATATTTTTGAGCAATCAAATATTCACCTGCAGCGATAAAATCGTCAAATACATTTTGTTTTTGCAATTTAGTTCCTGCATCGTGCCATTTTTTACCATATTCACCACCACCTCTTAAATTGGCAACAGCATAAATACCGCCATTTTCTAACCAAACTGCATTTGCAATGCTAAAACTTGGCGTTAAGCTAATGTTGAATCCACCGTAACCATAAAGAATAGTTGGATTTTTACCATCTAATTTTGTTCCTTTTTTATACGTGATAATCATCGGGATTTTAGTTCCGTCTTTTGAAGTATAGAAAACTTGTTTAGATTCGTACTCTTCACTTTTGAAATCAACTTTAGGTTTTTGATACACTTCAGATTTACCTGATTTTGGTTCCAGAGAATAAATCGTTCCTGGAGTTGTATAGTTTGTAAAGCTGTAGTATAATGTTTTATCGTGTTTTTTTCCATGAAATCCACCTGCAGTTCCTACCGCCGGAAGTTTGATTTCACGAATTAATTTTCCGTTATAATCGTATTGTTGTACAAACGAAACTGCATCTTTAGTATAATTAGCAAAGAAATAACCGCCACCAGTTGAAGGCGCTAAGATGTTTTGAGTTTCTGGAATAAAATCT
This genomic interval carries:
- a CDS encoding Gfo/Idh/MocA family oxidoreductase, which translates into the protein MKIVKWGIIGCGNVTEVKSGPAFQKTPNSALVAVMRRDAALAEDYAKRHNVPKWYSNAVDLINDPEVDAVYIATPPSSHKEYTILCAKAGKPVYVEKPMALNFEECNEMISACKEHNVPLFVAYYRRRLPRFLKIKELIDQNKIGKIRHVNCILYHPFEARYDDDINLPWTVLPHISGGGIFVDLACHTLDFLDYALGPIKSVRGHASQQLLAYPAEDSVSMSFLFENGIHGTGLWNFASFERYDNTDIVGDKGKISFSTFGNDPIHIQYTNGEKESITIENPLHIQQPFIETVVEELLGNEGVSPSKGTSAARTTWVIDEVLKEFRNSK
- a CDS encoding prolyl oligopeptidase family serine peptidase, with the translated sequence MKKTFLIMAITTAGISFGQNKIQYPETKKGETVDVYFDTKVSDPYRWLEDDKSAETGAWVKAQNEVTYGYLDKIPFRDELKKRMEKLWNYEKIGAPTTEGKFAYYSKNNGLQNQSVVYRKGQDGKEEVFLDPNTFSKDGTTSLGGLDFSKDGSKAAYAISEGGSDWRKVIIIDAISKKVLEDTLVDVKFSGISWHGNEGFYYSSYEKPKGSELSAKTDQHKLYFHKLGTSQKEDKVVFGADQKRRYVGGSVTDDDRFLVITAANSTYGNELYIKDLTVANSPIITIVDNFNTSNSIIENDGNKLFIETDLNAPNSRVVSVDVKNPKPENWKDFIPETQNILAPSTGGGYFFANYTKDAVSFVQQYDYNGKLIREIKLPAVGTAGGFHGKKHDKTLYYSFTNYTTPGTIYSLEPKSGKSEVYQKPKVDFKSEEYESKQVFYTSKDGTKIPMIITYKKGTKLDGKNPTILYGYGGFNISLTPSFSIANAVWLENGGIYAVANLRGGGEYGKKWHDAGTKLQKQNVFDDFIAAGEYLIAQKYTSSDFLAIRGGSNGGLLVGATMTQRPDLMKVALPAVGVMDMLRYHTFTAGAGWAYDYGTSQDSKEMFEYIKGYSPVQNVKKGVQYPATMVTTGDHDDRVVPAHSFKFAAELQDKQTGNNPVLIRIDVKAGHGAGKSVAATIQENVDIQAFTLYNMGFKALSKK